The stretch of DNA GCACACCAACATACAAAACCCACACACAAAATGCGGAACACAAACACGCCCACATAGATTTGGAGGTCTGTGATTAAACGTTTTAATGGCTCTGCTTTAGAGGAACTACAATAACCTTGTATTTTttcctcttctccacctcctcctttaGAAACACTTCATAGTTGGCGATGTCAGCCTCCACACACTTGAGCAGAGCAAGCAGCTCCTGCAGGAAACAAGTGAGAAACAAATTGTGACACACTCGCTCTCAATTCAGtgaaattcaagggctttattggcatgccaattatatgttaacattgccaaagcaagtgaagtagataaaagtgaaataaaacaaaaatgaacagtaaacattacactcacagaagtttcaaaagaataaaagacatttcaaatgtcatattattagCAAagagttcaagtacaaaagggaaaataaataaacatgggtgtatttacaatggtgtttgttcttcacttgttgcccttttgtggcaacaggtcacaaatcttgtggtatttcacccagtagatatgggagtttatcaaaattgggtttgttttcgaattcttcgtgggtctgtgtaatctgagggaaatatgtgtctctaatatggtcttACATtttgcaggaggttaggaagtgtagctcagttcccacctcattttgtgggtagtgtgcacatagcatttcttctcttgagagccaggtctgcctattgCAGCCTTTTTCAAtaaagcaaggctatgctcactgagtctgtacatagtcaaagcattccttaagtttgggtcagtcacagtggtcaggtattcttccactgtactctctgtttagggccaaatagcattgtagtttgctctgtttttgttaattctttccaatgtgtcaagtaattatcttttggttctcatgatttggttggatcGAACTGagttgctgtcctgaggctctgtgtggtctgtttgtgtacagagccccaggaccagcttgcttaggggacttcTTCATCTCACTGTAGgtaatggctttgttatggaaggtttacATTGTACGCTGGGGATATTTTTGCATAATTCTTCATGGAGTCTCAATTTGGTTGGTCCctttcttggttggtgagcggatcTATAActgtatttttagccagatcctatttgttatgtcaaattttatgttccctTTGATGGCATAGAAAGACGATATCACTGATATGCTTCCaactagacaccgttgccctataGCACAAAAAAAATGatgcatacctcggcctaaaTATCAGCGTCAAAACGAGCTGTTGCCTTGTCGCTCACAGCTTTGTGAACGAGCTGTGGCACTGATGTTAaagccgaggtatgtatagttttttgtgcgCGCTGGGGCAATGGTGTCGAGATggtatttgtggtcctgggaactggaccttttttggaacaccaacATTTTTGTCCTACTGAGATTTCCAGTCAGTCCAGGTCTGacataatctgtgcagaagatccaGATGCTGCTGTAGGCTATATccttactcattccaggggtttcaTTTATTTTAACTCTTTTCTAAAATGATAGAAGAATACtttagacatcaaaactatgaaatagcacatatggaatcatgtagtaaccatatattttatattttgagattcttcaaagtagccatgctTTGCATTGATTAAAGATGTCTACACTtccgcattctctcaaccagcttcacctggaatacctTTCCAACAGTcctgagttcccacatatgctgagcacttgttggctgcttttggttcccaagccatctcaattgggttgaggtgatTTAATGCATttgaatgcattccaggtgaagctggttgagagaatgccaagtgtgtgcaaagctttcatcaaggcaaagggtgggtactttgaagaatctcaaatattttgatttgttttacactttttttgcttactacatgattctgttttgtttcaaaatgttgatgtcttcactattattctacaatgtagaaaacagtaaaaaacaGTGTCCAAACTTGACTAGTACTAATTATATAAACtcagtccctttttcaggaccctgtctttcaaagacaattcaaataatttcacagatcttcattgtaaagggtttaaacgcggtttcccatgcttgttcaatgaaccataatcatTGAACATGCATCTGTTTGAAGAGTCGATAAGACACTACCaatttacagacagtaggcaattaaagtcacagttatgaaaacttaggacactaaagaggtctttctactgactctgaaaaacaccaaaagaaagatgcccagggtccctgcccatctgcgtgaacgtgccttaggcatgctgaaagaaggcatgaggactgcagatgagcccagggcaatacattgcactGTTCGTACTGTGAGCTGCCTAatacagcgctacagggagacaggatggacagctgatcgtcctcccagtggcagaccacgtgtaacaacacctgcacaggatcggtacatctgagcATCACACccacgggacaggtacaggaaggCAAcagctgcccgagttacaccaggaacacacaatccctccatcagtgctcagactgtctgcaataggctgagagaggctggactgagggctcgtaggcctgttgtaaggcaggtccttacaagacatcactggcaacaacgtcgcctatgggcacaaacccaccgtcgctggaccagacaggactgacaaaaagtgctcttcactgacaaggggtctcaccaggggtgatggtcggattcgcatttatcattgaaggaatgcacgttacaccaaggcctgtactctggagcgggatcgatttggaggtggagggtccgtcatggtctggggtggtgtgtcacagcatcatcggactgagcttgttgtcattgtaggcaatctcaacgttgtgcgttacagggaagtcaccctcctccctcatgtggtacccttcctgcaggctcatcctgacatgacaatgccaccagccatactgctcgttctgtgcgtgatttcctgcaagacaggaatatcagtgttctgccatggccagcgagcccggatctcaatcccattgagcatgtctgggacctgttggatgaGGCCTAGggccagaaatgtctgggaacttgcagttgccttggtggaagagtggggtaacatctcatagcaagaactggcaaatctggtgcagtccatgaggaggagatgcacagcagtacttaatgcagctggtggccacatcagacacttacttttgattttgaccctccctttgttcagggacacatttctgttagtcacatgtctgtggaacttgttcagtttatgtctcagttgttgaatcttgttttgttcatacaaatatttacacatgttaagtttgctggaaATAAACACAGTTAACAGTGAGAGGACGattcttttttttctgagtttatcaCCAGATATGTTTCTAAGAAAGAGGGAAAGGACTTACTTTAGGAGAGTATTTTTCCCCAGATGGCTTGTTGCTTCCAACAGTTTCTGTGGAGATGACCTTTTCCATGCTGGGTTTGACCTCTGTTGCATCTCTGATCTCTTCCTCTTTCACATCCACCGATggtccctccttcccctcctccttcactccatCCCCCTCTACTGCTGGATTGCTACCTTGCTCTTTTACCTTCTCTGGAGTGCCTGCCTTCTTCTCTTCAAGAGCTGTATCAGCTGTACAGGCAAGAAACAGACCTATTTAGCAGCTATAAACCAGACATGGGTTCAAATACTCTTAAAATCTTTCAAATACGTTGAgtgtttgctttagcctgcctggaatGCAATTAAGCACAGATAGTCTTAAAATAATTCAAATAGtgcttgaacccaggtctggtttcAACTCAGTGATATCGTCTTCCATATGCATCTCAAGAGCGGTGTGACTCTGGTATTAGATTAGTATAATCCAGGTATTAATATGGACAATGTAATTAGGTCTGAAGGTAAACAGATGCTCTTTGAAATGTAATTTACGATGATCTTAATCAAGTGCCCATGTTCGCTTCCCCACAGGTCCAATACCTCAATTTCAATCGCTCTcacccacccacgcacacaccCGTCCTTCCTCACCGGGTGGTGGTACAGTGTATATAACCCCGTCCTCCTGTAGGTGCAGCAGGGCGGTGCTGACGGAGGGCCCCAGCTCTCTGACGGCCCGGTTCTGTCTGGCATCCAGCCTCAGCAGACCCTCATCCTCCCCAAACAACACCCGGGACAGGTGGGATGCCACAGGGCTGGAGGGCCGCGTGGCCGCCTGGGAGCGGGCCGGGGAGCGCAGTGGTGAGTTGAAGGCGCTGCCGATCTCCGAGGCGGTGTCGGTGCTCTCGTTGCTGGGTGTGGGCGAGGGCTGGGAGGCGGCTGTGATCACGATGCCCCCAGTGCGGCCCTCTGTACGGACGGAGAGGGGCGTGGCCAGAGAGTCCTTCCTCTGGACTTCCTTCTTGAGTTTCTCGGCCAGGACACCGAGTGCCAGCTTGGTCTCTACGCCGCTGCCTACCCCGACACGGCCTGTACGGGAACGCAGCACCCCTTTACGCCTGAACCTACGCACACAAATGCACAAACATAACCAATACATTTCAAGCACTCCAATTGCTTGGAAGAGAACAttttgatcctagatcagcactcctacactgagacgctttgtgaatacgggcccATGTGATGTGAAGGAGCTGACCTGGTTGGTGTGCCaagctcttcctcctcttcatcctcataGTCATCGTCATCAGAGTAAGGGGGCTGGGGCGCACCGGGCACCCGGGGACGACCCACCCCTGTCGCAAGGTCCTCATCCTCCTGTCAGAGAACAATCAGCGACCTTGCCAAGGCAAACATACAGTATTGGCTTCGAGTCAAATCCTAACTTGAGATAGGAGTATGTAAGTCAAGACTGTTGTAAAAATCATCATGCATTAGAGATTTCTATGGAAATGTTGAGTTGTGTCACATCAAAACCCGTCCCCCCGACCTGCATGGGGGACTTGGCGTAGTTGTGGTTGTCCAAGAAGGCTGGTAGGCGAGGGACGATGGGGCTGGTGACAGGCTGGGAGGTCCCCGCTCCCCCCAATGGGGCAGCTGGCTTCCCCATGGCTTTCCCCTTGCCTGAGGAGCTCGGGACCAATTGGGGCTGGGCTGCTGTGTCTGCACAACAGGGGAACACATGGTCAGAGTCCATGAATGTCAATGTACCAGTTGAAGCACATCATACCCTGCAACAGgcagcatcccaaatgacaccctattccatatatagtgcattacttttgacagGGCCCTGGGCAAAGGTAGTGGACAATAAAGGCAATAGGGTGACTCATAAGACTCACATTCTCATGTCTATAAAGATAATCAACATTGGGGAGGTTCAGAGCTGAATTTAATACTTGTGGGAGGAGTCTGTTCAGCCCCCTGTGATGTAACAGGTTGAGGGTCCGCCTCTTCTTTTTTGATAGTGGGGGGTGTGTCATCTGAGGGGGAGGAGTctggtttcttcctgtcctgTACAAGCTCTGGCTGGGTGACCCGGATCAGCTGGGGAACAGGTCACACTCATATCAAGTCAATCAGACAGACATTGTGCAtgtctgtatatctgtgtgtATGCGTCTATGGGTGCATTCATTTTAGCTAACCAAGGGCACCAGGCAAGCTAATGCACCCACAGACACATATAAACAGATATACAGACACGCACAGTCTCACTGGGCGGTATCAGTGGGCTCCGTTGTCTGTGTCCAGATCTACTGTAGCCACTCCAGAACCGTTTGATAGTTATGATTTCACACACACTTTAATCATTTTAcaggcactcttatccagagcaatgaaggttaagtgccttactcaagggcacattgacagatttgttttacctagtcggctcagggatataaaccagcaacctttcagttactggaccaacactcttaaccgctaggctccctgccaccgtgcgctcacacacgcacacacccctgTGTCTCCTGACCTGCTGTAGACCCTCCAGTACcatctgtctgttcctcttcaGGATCTCCAGTTTTGACTCATACTTCACCCTGCGGTCCGGAACCACTGCCATCAGGTTGAAGCGGATATCATGGTAGGGCTCTCTGGGAGGGGCgagaaaagtgtgtgtgagagagagctagagTCTGAACATCTCATTCAGTGTTACTGAGGCAGGAGATTGGCCCCTGACTCACCCAGCCGTGGCCAAGCCAATCCTCTCCATAATGACCCGCCGTGCCTTATCcgtccactcctcctcctctccccatggccctgagagagcgagagaaaattAAAGTGTTTACAATTGACCCCCCTCTAAAAACTGCTTTATAGAGCCCATGAGGTCACTGGAGTGTACATctagtgtgtgtcccaaatggcaccctattccctatatagtgcacaaacTTTGACCCTAGCAGAACTggccaagagtagtgcactatacctggaatagggtagcatttggGAAACAGCCATTGTAGTCTAACAGTATTCCTCAGGCGTTATATCGTTATATTATAAAGCCACGCTGTAGATTAGAGAAGTCAAGGTGCTTTGAAGGCGCCAGGCTGTCTCAACGTGAGTTAGTGGTACAATGCTGCTTCTCTAAATCCATCACAGTTTGCAGTTCTTACCGTGGTCAATGGGGTACGCCTTGAGGCCGTCTAGCTCAAACAAGCGGTCTTTGATGGGCACGTAGCTGACAAAGTGGAATGCCTCCATGGTCCGCACGGCGCTAATCCCGTTCTGCTTCTCCGGCAGGTGCCTGGGCTCCGGTCTCCAtggaaagagaaggaagaggtGTGAGAATTGGACAGAGCTGAACGTCACTGGTAGCCCTTTCCATTCACTGCCCGCAACCTTGTTCTgtacacctccaaaacaaaggtcatgtggtttggtaagaagattGCTGCTCCTCTCCCCataggtgtgattactacctttGAGGGTTTTGAGCTTgattgaggtagtcacctcatacaagtacttgggagtatggctagacggtacactgtccttctctcggcacatatcaaagctgcagggtaaagttaaatctagacctGGTTCCCTCAATCatctgccaaactaaccctgattcagatgaccatcctacccatgttaGATTACGGACACATCATTTATAGATCAGTAGGTAAGGGTGCTTGCAagcagctagatgttctttaccatttggccatcagacttgccaccaatgctccttataggacacatcactgcactctatactcctctgtaaactggtcatctatatatacccgtcgcaagacccaccggttgatgcttatttataaaacacttaggcctcactccccccatctgagatatctactgcagccctcatcctccacatacaacacccgttctgccagtcacattctgttcaaggtccccaaagcacacacatccctggggtCGCTCatctggaacgagctgcaacaaacactcaaactggacagttttatctcaatctattcattcaaagactcaatcatggacacttttactgacagttgtggctgctttgcgtgatgtattgttgtctctaccttcttgccctttgtgctgttgtctgtgcccaataatgtttgtaccttgtgctgctgccatgttgtgttactaacctgttgtcatgtgttgctgccatgctatgttgttgtcttaggtctagtggtgtgttttgtcctagattttttattattatcattttaatcccagcccccgtagGAGGCCttctgccttttggtaggccgtcattgtaaatacgaatttgttcttaactgactgaccTAGTTAAATAGAAAAATAAATGCAATACCATTCAATCATGGTGGCAGTGCCACATTTGTATACAGCAGGGTTGTATTCGTTAGTGCACAGCATAGCAAAAAATTTTGCAACGAAAAATGAAAACAATCGTTTCTTATCGGACAAGTTCAGGTAGGTCATTTCCTGTTTCAGTCTTTTCTTACGTGCCTAGTGAATAAAACCTAGTGCTAGACCCAGAATGAAGGGGCATACACAATAGGGAGAGACAGGTGCAACAGTGCCTCCTACCTGGCATGGCTGTTGTGTGCTTTAGCCAGCTCTGGGGCATTTCCAATGGCGTAGCCTTTACTCTGAAAGAAATAAAATACCATAATATAAAATTGATTAATCACGACACCACAGTAAAAATTGGAgagaggtgtgtggtgtgtgtacaccTCACCTCTGGGCCGAAGCCTTTAGTGAAAGTCTTCATGCGACTGAGGGTAGTGCCCAATTCAACCCCACTACAGTTCAGGAGCACACTCAGAAGTGCATGGGTGGCGCAGGAGTTTGGGATCAGCTGGACACAAATAATAACTGAAAGGAACTCAATGGCATAAAAAGAAAAACAATGCCTTCCTAGGACACCGTCGGCACAGTAGGACATGATGGAATGCACCACTTTCTGACAACAATATacagtgtcttcggaaagtattcataccccttgacaagtccacattttgttacagccttactctaaaaaagtattttttattatcctcagccatctacacacaataccccaaaaatCCAAAGCGAAAACATTTTTAGTAATTTATAcaaaattttaaaaaacatttcagagcctttgctatgagactcaaaattgagctcaggtgcatattgtttccactgatcatcctttaGATATACAACTTGATTTAAGTACACATGTCgtaatttcaattgattggacatgatttggaaaggaacacaccagtctatataaaATGTCCTACAGATCACAGTGAATATAAAaagaaaaaccaagccatggaggtcaaaggaattgtccataaagcgcagagacaggactgtgtcatggcacagatctggggaagggtaccaaaacatttctgcagccctgaaggtccccaagaacacaatgtcctccatcattcttcctagagctagcggtctggccaaactgagcaatttagagagaagggccttagtcagggaggtgaccaagaatggGATGGTcactgaaagagctccagagttcctctgtggagatgggagaaccttccagaaggacaaccatctatgcagaactccaccaatcaggcctttatggtagagtggccagatggaagccatgCCTCAGTAAAAAAAAGGCACCTaactcgcttggagtttgccaacaggcacctaaagactctcagaccaagaTTGaacgtcacttctggaggaaacctggcaccatccctacggtgaagtatggtggtggcagtatcatgctgtggggatgttttccagcagcagggacagggagactagtcaggattgaggcaaagatgaacggagaaaagtacagagagatccttggagAAAAcctggctttgggacaagtctctgaatgtccttgagtggcccagccagagcccggacttgaacccaatcgaccatctctggagagacctgaaaatagctgtgtagaaacactccccatccaacctgacagcttgcgaggatctgcagagaagaatgggagaaactccccaaatacaggtgcgccaagcttgtagcgtcatacccaagaagactggaggctgtaatcgctgccaaaggtgcttcaacaaagcactgagtaaagggtatgaatacttatgtaaatgtttttgttcaataaattagcaaacatttctaaaatcctgtttctgctttgtcattatgggttattgtgtgtagattgatgaggaaaacattttgttttatacattttagaataaggctgtaacctaccaaaatgtggaaaaagtcagagGGTCTGATAACTTTCCAAAAGCACTGTAGCCTCCATGCATTCAAATATGTATTAAGGCAAACTGACTGCCCTGAACCGTACAGTGTAGTCAAGGATTAAACAGACTCACCTGGTGGGCAAAGAACATGTCATTAACAATGTCATCATCAATGACAGAGGTCTCATCCACCAAAGTGGAGACTTTCCTCCTAGACCTTCGCTCCTCGATCCACTTGAACAGGAAGATGAAGCCATACACAGGGCTGGGGGATAGGAGTTAGTCAACAGACAGCAGTCCACAGACTTGGGTCTCT from Oncorhynchus keta strain PuntledgeMale-10-30-2019 chromosome 21, Oket_V2, whole genome shotgun sequence encodes:
- the LOC118400527 gene encoding ubiquitin carboxyl-terminal hydrolase BAP1-like isoform X2; translated protein: MNKGWLELESDPGLFTLLVEDFGVKGVQVEEIYDLQSKCPSPVYGFIFLFKWIEERRSRRKVSTLVDETSVIDDDIVNDMFFAHQLIPNSCATHALLSVLLNCSGVELGTTLSRMKTFTKGFGPESKGYAIGNAPELAKAHNSHARPEPRHLPEKQNGISAVRTMEAFHFVSYVPIKDRLFELDGLKAYPIDHGPWGEEEEWTDKARRVIMERIGLATAGEPYHDIRFNLMAVVPDRRVKYESKLEILKRNRQMVLEGLQQLIRVTQPELVQDRKKPDSSPSDDTPPTIKKEEADPQPVTSQGAEQTPPTNTAAQPQLVPSSSGKGKAMGKPAAPLGGAGTSQPVTSPIVPRLPAFLDNHNYAKSPMQEDEDLATGVGRPRVPGAPQPPYSDDDDYEDEEEEELGTPTRFRRKGVLRSRTGRVGVGSGVETKLALGVLAEKLKKEVQRKDSLATPLSVRTEGRTGGIVITAASQPSPTPSNESTDTASEIGSAFNSPLRSPARSQAATRPSSPVASHLSRVLFGEDEGLLRLDARQNRAVRELGPSVSTALLHLQEDGVIYTVPPPADTALEEKKAGTPEKVKEQGSNPAVEGDGVKEEGKEGPSVDVKEEEIRDATEVKPSMEKVISTETVGSNKPSGEKYSPKELLALLKCVEADIANYEVFLKEEVEKRKKYKIDDQRRTHNYDEFICTFISMLAQEAFCLQACWPVWLSRISLCVVARE
- the LOC118400527 gene encoding ubiquitin carboxyl-terminal hydrolase BAP1-like isoform X1, whose translation is MNKGWLELESDPGLFTLLVEDFGVKGVQVEEIYDLQSKCPSPVYGFIFLFKWIEERRSRRKVSTLVDETSVIDDDIVNDMFFAHQLIPNSCATHALLSVLLNCSGVELGTTLSRMKTFTKGFGPESKGYAIGNAPELAKAHNSHARPEPRHLPEKQNGISAVRTMEAFHFVSYVPIKDRLFELDGLKAYPIDHGPWGEEEEWTDKARRVIMERIGLATAGEPYHDIRFNLMAVVPDRRVKYESKLEILKRNRQMVLEGLQQLIRVTQPELVQDRKKPDSSPSDDTPPTIKKEEADPQPVTSQGAEQTPPTNTAAQPQLVPSSSGKGKAMGKPAAPLGGAGTSQPVTSPIVPRLPAFLDNHNYAKSPMQEDEDLATGVGRPRVPGAPQPPYSDDDDYEDEEEEELGTPTRFRRKGVLRSRTGRVGVGSGVETKLALGVLAEKLKKEVQRKDSLATPLSVRTEGRTGGIVITAASQPSPTPSNESTDTASEIGSAFNSPLRSPARSQAATRPSSPVASHLSRVLFGEDEGLLRLDARQNRAVRELGPSVSTALLHLQEDGVIYTVPPPADTALEEKKAGTPEKVKEQGSNPAVEGDGVKEEGKEGPSVDVKEEEIRDATEVKPSMEKVISTETVGSNKPSGEKYSPKELLALLKCVEADIANYEVFLKEEVEKRKKYKIDDQRRTHNYDEFICTFISMLAQEGMLASLVEQNISVRRRQGVSIGRLHKQRKPDRRKRSRPYKAKRQ